ATCTCCCCTGATGGTGACCTACCTTTGGCTTGACATGAAGGTCTCAGGATGGGGTTGGGTAAAGCTTTGAGCCCAGGAGGGGTCCAACCCCAGCCATAGGAGCTATGCAGGGGCATGTTCTCTACCCACCAGCCTGCTGCTTCCTTAGTGGTGGGTGGCTGGCAGCCACTGACATAGACTTTGGGACCCCCTCTTCTCATGAAAAGTGGCTGGAGTGGGTACCCTGATCTCCCTGAAGAGGCTGGGGAAGCCAGCATGTCATCAGCCCAAACGTCTCTGGCCATTCCAGTATTTTCTCCATGGCAatctttttagtttaaaaatagaaccaaccaaacaaacaccTCTCAGAGGAAAGGAAAGCCTCTTCTCTAAGCTTAGCGGCCAAATCCTCCAACCTTTCCTGGGCCCTGTCTCCAGGCTTATGTTCCAGGACTCTCAGCCCCTGTCCAGGGTCCTGGATTCAGCAAGGACCGCTTTGGGGACATGTGCCTGATTCAGCCTCTGGCCATCAGCCCTTCATATAGTTCTGGACGGGAATGGGGGCATGAGGAGGGTCCCCTGTGGGTCTGCCTGTGTCCTGAGGGCCTGGTTCAATTCAGCAGCCTCGGTCTATGCTCTTGAGTGCCCTTCAAGTGCTGGTGGGGCAGAAAGAGTCCCAGATGTCCAGTCAGTTCCAGGAGAGCCCTCTGCTGGGAATAGTACCTCCCAGAGGCCTGTCCACCCCAAGACACACTCTCTCCCAGgccctcattctctgttgcctttGTTCCCGGCTCCAAAGCCCAGGCCTTTTTCTCAGTGTGCCGTATGCCTCCATCACTCCCAGGTTCATGGAATTTGAGGCAGAGGAAGTGATGCAGATTCAGAAGTTACAGTGGATGCAGGGGGTGCAAGGCCTGCCTCCTCCAGTCCCACCAAAGCTGGATCCTCAGGGGTCCTCAGCCCCGACAGTGTGCCCTCAGCCAGGCACCCACGTTCCCACTGGAGTTCCAAGCAAAGGTGACATGGGCCAAGGGATGACCGCTGGCCCCATGTGGATCCTTTTCCTTCAAGAGGGTCATTGGTCTTTCAACCAGAACAGCCAGTGAGACAGGGTCTCAGTTGTCctttgtcactgctgctgctgctgagtcgcttcagttgtgtccgactctgtgtgaccccatagacggcagcccaccaggctccccgtccctgggcttctccaggcaagaacactggagtgggttgccatttcctttgtcaCTACAGGGTATCATCTCCATCAGTTTAAtaactcctctttcacctccctGTCAAAAGACCCCACACAGAGTGGGCTTGTTAGGGATACCCTGAAGAATCAAGGTTCCACATTCCTCACAGGACTGTCTTAGatggccccctccccctcccactgtGCATGAGGCTTCAGGTGGTGCTAACCCTGCCCACACCTAAGTCACTGACCCCCAAACACTGCCCTCACCAGCGCGTGCTCAGTGGTCAGGAGGTGGACGCAGAAGCCCCtcaccttccttccctctttcctgctctgcctcagccagtgctccCCGGAAGGCCGGGCCCCGGGCCCATCCCACCCGCTCGCAGCCACACAGAGCCCAGCGGCATCCGGGGACCAAGGCCCCCAAGGAGATTCCCCCTGAGGCTGTGAGAGAGTATGTGAACATCATGGAGGTGCTGGTGGGGCCCATCCACTTGGCCACGGGCAAGTCAGAGGCAGAATGTGGAAAGGATGAGGATGAGCTGAAGCAGGAAGAGGACGGGACCTATGCAGACCCAGATCTCCTGAGCTACATTGACAAGCTGTGTTCCCAGGAAGAGTTCGTCACCAAGGTGGGCTGGGCATGGAGCCTGGGGTCCACAAGATTCCAAGGCATGGAACTCTCAGCACCCCAAGAACTGGGTTCTGCCCAGGCCAATGGGACTGAAGCTCTGTTcatgtgctttgtgtgtgtgtccatatgtgtgtggagcGTGTGTACGCACATGTATGAGTGCTcatgtctgtgtctgtctgtgtgtatgcCTTCATATGTCTGTGTAAGTAGGTGTGTATGtgcttttttattggagtataattgcttcacaatgttctgtcagcttctgctgtacaacacgtGAATcatccatatgtatacatatatcccccacccctcactcttgagcatccaccccacccccactagaGAACAGGAGTGGGTctctacttttcactttcctctaggTCTTTTTGGCTCCCAGGCCATTCCTGGCCAAGAATGCTCACAGCCTTTTCCTTCTGTTCTAGGTAGAGGCAGTCATTCACCCTCGATTCCTGGCAGACTTGCTTTCCCCAGAACCACAACTGGATCCCTTGGCACTAGCTGAGGAGCTGGAACAGGAGGAAGGCCTCACCCCTGAGGAGGTgagcaggagagggagggatacTTATGGAGCCTGTGGGTGGGGACCCCATGTGACCCAGGGGagccaggggagggagggaccCCAGGTAGAACAGGGGAGACAAGAGTCTCCCAGGTAAACCAGGGCatgggggaccctggtgagcAAGGGAGACATAGAACCCCAGAAAAGGAGGCTTCCATGGCTCTGTCCATCCCTCCCCTGCCTGGGACATCTGGCCTGGAAGACAGCCTACTCTGGGGTAGGTGCAGTGCTGGGTGATAGGAGGGAGAGGATAGGGAGCTGGGGCGGGTTATGAGGGAGGAAAGGACACAAAGCTGGGAACAAGGTGCAGGAGGCCAGCAGGAACACCACAGTGTCTATATTTGGATTTGAGTCTCAAGGTCacccctcctctccaccccacccaggGCCATGTCCCACTGCCCACGGCTCCTCCTCTCACATGTGGGTGTGCAGAGCAGTCACTGCCCTCTTCTCTCCTACCAGCTGGTGCAGAAACGACTCCTGGCCTTGAAGGAAGACAAGGGAGTGCGGACACCCAGCAGTCAAAGTGTACCCCAAGTGGACTCAAGTCCTTCTGAGTCTGACGCCAGCAAAGATGCCCAGAGATATGATCAAGGCCCCCAGCTAGGGGTCAGACATGAAGCCGGCCCACCAGAGGTTGATTTCGAGGCTGTTCACAGGTTCAGCCAAGCAAACACTGGCCTATCCAAGGCCAAAGACCTTGTTCCCTCTCTGGGACAGCAGGAGTTGCCTCCATTCCAGCCAGGacaaccctcccctccccagggtcAGAGGTGCACTGGCCCTCAGCCAGGACCCAGGGATACCTCAGTTCTCAGAACGGTCTTTCCAATTCTGGGGGCCCGAGGGCCCAGGGACGGGTCCAGCGAGGACGAGGAGGAGCTCCCCAGCCTGGCCTTCCTCTTGGCCTCGCAGCACAGCCTGCTGCCCTGGAGGCTGTCCCAGAGTCCTGTCCCTGCCTCAGGCCAGGCCCCCTCCTCTCAGAGAATAGGCCTCAGCCCAGCTCCTCTGGCTGCTGCCAAGTCTAGGAAGCGGGCTCTGTGCGGAGGCTCAGCTGCTGTTGAGATGCTGCCTGGCCTGGGGGCTGGCCTCGGGGTCTCTGAGACCCCAGCTCTGGCTCTGGGACTGGTTCGCTCCTCACAGCTGAGAAAGAGAAAGTGTGACCCATTTGtcacaggaaggaagaggaagcggCTCTGCAGCCAGTAGGGAACAGCGGGCCAGCCCCAAGGGGAGCCTAGGGCTCCTCAGCTCGTGGGTGATCCTGGCTGCTGTTGGAGGAAGGGActccagggcagggaggggattGGGCTTGTGGGAGCTTCGAGAGGTGGGGGAGGTGGATCTGGGTGGGCGTGGGTGGCAGCAGGATCTTTGGAGAGATGTATGTAAAATGTGAATAAACGTAGTTTTGTTGGGAAATGCTCTTGGGTCACCATCTTCTTATTTGTGTCTGCTCTGCTCTACAGAGAGGGGTCCTGACAGGAAGGAAGGACCAGGGAGGTCACAGGTGCTGTGGGCCTCCAGTGGCCAAGTCTTGCCTCCACACAGACAAGGACTCCTCAGGCAGCTCCTGGGAGCTCTCAGCTCTCATCCTCCACAGGGACCTcctcatcatccccttctctaaAGCCAGCTTGGCTTGAGATCTTGGGGACATCTGTACCATCATCTGCATCCCTGGACAATCTAGGGATGGAGAGCTGCTGTCCTGCTCTCAGCCCTCTGGACACTAAGCAGTTTCCAGAATGGAGCCTGGTGACAGCTTTTGTCTTTAGGGagcttctctctgcttcctgaaGCAGCCAGATGAAGGGGCTGGGCTGATTCTCTGCTCATCCAGGGTTTCCTGTGTGGTGGCCTGACCAGAGAGGAAGAATCTCGGTCATAGGGTCCAGATtgtctgcctctctgcctggCTGGAGGGTGAGCACCCTCTAGTCTCAGAGGGATTACTGCAGTGTGGAGAGTGGTGGAGGCAGCTACCTCTTAGTCCCAGTGAGGATGAAACAGGGGAAATGGGTGAGAGGAAATTCATGGGATGCCCACTAAAGCTGTGTATAAGGAAAATGACAGCTGGGCCCCTTTCTGGAATTTATGGGAATTTTGTGCAGGAGTGTCTTgttcaggggagggaggggacccaTCTTACTGTGGCTATGGGGACTGACCTTAGGGGCCCAGAGTTCTGCAAAGACATCCCACAACTACTGTCTCTTCCCTTCCCACCCATGGCTGAACATGTGTGTGTATTGGGGTCAACACTGATCTATATTCAAGCATGAGACAGTTCCTCCTAACAACATATGGcccagggaatctggccttgaaGGCCAGCGgaatttgattataggactttcACAGGCCTGGGACAACAGACACTCCAGTCTTGGAAGGCATAAACAAAATCTGGCacgcaccaagacccagaggaaaggagcagtgaccccacaagagactgaacaAAAACTACCTGCTattgttggagggtctcctgcagaggcatgggtgGTAGGGGCTCCACCATTGTATCATTACtggtcaaaagaaaaataatggaattcTATATCatcaaaactaccatttaatagaaaaacctgtaatgaCTTTTTataatccagatgcatatcagaattatcttggaaatttttgaaaaatacaaatactcaAGCAttgctttcttaaattttttgcCAGAGcttcagatatgtttctaatgaacattcagttcagttcagtacagtcgttcagtcgtgtctgactctttgagacttcatgggctgcagcatgccaggcctccctgtccatcactaactcccagagcttactcaaactcatgtccattgagtcagtgatgccatccaactatctcatcctctgtagtccccttcttctcccaccttcaatctttcctagcatccgagtcttttcaaatgagtctgttctttgaatcaggtggccagagtactggagtttcagcttcagcatccatccttccaatgaatattcaggactgatttcctttaggatggactggttggatctccttgcagtccaagggactctcaagagtcttctctaacaccacagttcaaaagcatcaatttttcggtggtcagctttttttatagtccaactctcacattcatacatgactactggaaaaaccatagctttgactggatggacctttgttggcaaagtaatgtctctgtattttaatatgctgtctgctactgctgctgctaagtcgcttcagtcgtgtccgactctgtgaaaccccatagacggcagcccaccaggctcccccgtccctgggattctccaggcaagaacactggagtgggttgccatttccttctccaatgcgtgaaagtgaaaagtgaaagtgaaagtgaagtcgtgtctgactcctagcgaccccatggactgcagcctaccaggctcttctgtccatgggattttccaggcaaaagtacttgagtggggtgccattgccttctccgaatatgctgtctagcttggtcataatttttcttccaaggagcaagcgtcttttaatttcaaggttgcagtcaccatctgcagtgattttggagccccccaaaaataaagtctgccactgtttccccatctatttcttatGAAgggttgggaccagatgccgtgatcttagttttttaaatgctgagttttgagccaactttttcactctcctctttcacttgcatcaagaggctctttagttcttcttcactttctgccataagggtggtgtcatctgagtacatgaggttactgatatttctcctggcaatcttgatttcagcttgtgcttcatccagcccagcatttcgcatgatgtactctgcatataagttaaataagcagggtgacaatatacagccttgatgtactcctttctctatttggaaccaatctattgttccatgtccagttttaactgttgcttcttgacctgcatacagatttctcaagaggcaggtcaggtggtctggtattcccatctcttgaagaattttccacagtctattgtgatccacacagtcaattgctttggcatagtcaataaagcagaagtagatgtttttctggaactctcttgctttttcaatgatccaacagatgttggaacaTATCTGGACTATATAAGGCtcttttatttagtttgtttaactttttccatttcatattcagggcttcccatttcatttagtctatgttttctaatttctccatctcttcttttttcttggtgttcttcctcaagcctttatcaagtgtagtagaaaagctcttgtgtacatatatataaataatatgtataatatatgtattttagaaaacttattaatttttgcctaactaaaaaatttacattttgattccacttgtttgacttagtgtAAATAGAATGCtagttttctaatttaaaaaatagatatataataaGCAGCAAAggtttactatatagcacagggaattatagtcaatatcttataacaacctatagtggaaaacaattttaaaaataatatatatgtatatgtataactgaatcacacacaaaaaataattctactttttgaaatttagtaatgtttatcCTTTGTCCAGTTTTTCTAATCATCCTATGAACATCTAATAGCAACATgtgagatacaaaattttaagtatgtctGTATAGGATATAAGGTtaatataaagtaatataaatagaaatctattatatttaaattattaatgacatcattcaagatgcttctattcttatttttatgcacttaataaaatattctcagagaaatgtgagTATGCCTCGctatgattatatttatttttcttttcccttatatttcttctaatttttgcCTTATGTATCTTTGTGTCTTTGTTGTTAGGTGCCAGATGatttatgatgtctatcttctttgtgagttgtaccttttatcattaaaaatattcatctttgtttcatctagaaatacataaataaatttatgcaGTAAAAAAATCAGAACTTAGAGATTTGGAAAATTATCAGCCTATCCATATTTCAAAGTGAGCAAGCTTGTTCTGAAGAAAACTCTAAGGGTATAGCTGAGCAACCATTTGAAGAAGAGATCATGGATGTGGCTCATTAATTTAATCAGTCTTCTCAACAGAGGCCAAGAATAGAGAGGGATAAACCAGCAGAGACTTTCCTGTCACTTTGAACTAAAGGGGGCAGAGAAAGCccctgtgaaatgaaaatatctcctgccatattaatCAACAAGAATTGTCGCAGCCATCAGTAATTTCTAGCCTCCAAACGTGAATGAGAGCTCCCAGAACTGGGATCCAGTGATGCTGCCatctccaccccccgccccatggtgattgctgaggagctgggggaacgCAAGAAGCAGGGTGAGCAAGGAAAGAGGATTGGCCCTAGATAGCTGAGCTgtggtggtgatcaaaaccacccccaagaaaaggcaaaatggcaacatggctgtctgaggaggccttacaatagctgagaaaagagaaccgaaaggcaagggagaagaggaaagatatccccatctgaatgcagagttccaaagaatagaaaggagcgataagaacagtgcaaagaaatagaggaaaacaatagaatgggaaagactagctatctcttcaagaaaattagagataccaagggaatatttcatgcaaagatgggcacaataaagaatagaaatggtgtggacctaacagaagcagaagatattaagaagaggtggcaagaatacacagaagaactgtacaaaaaagatcttcatgacctagataaccacaatggtgcagtcactcacctagagccaggcatcccggaatacaaagtcaagcataggaagcatcactatgaacaaagctagtgcaggtgatgcaattccagctgTGTGATAGCAACTCAGCTTGCACATTGAAGGACTTCTCAGGATTGGCACCTGCCTGCCTATCCAGGAGACATCACGCTGTACATTAGCTCCTCAGACCTTAGTCCTTCGTTTTGGTTCTcattttataatggaaaattTGTATCCATTTGCCAACCTGTTCTCATTTCCCCACAACTAGCTGCAGACAACAATTTCAACCCTCTGTTctgtgattcctttttttttcttttagattccacacataagtgatactGTCAGGCTTATTTCGCTTAGCATAGTGTTCTCCAGGTTCATTCAATGTTCTTGAAAATGTCAGGGTTTACTTTgattaaggctgaataatatctcATTGTTTATGCTatgtatgtgcacgtgtgtgtatcacctttatccatttatccactgTAAACAGACCCACACTGATCTCCCACAGGATTCCCACTAACCCCACACAGGGACAGAATGACCAGGCTCAGGGTCCCTGCTCTGTGCCTCCCTCGCCTGAGCTCTGGAGGTCACTCTGTAATCTAGGTCCCAGATCCTCCCCTCAGACCCTGGCTGAGCCCCTACTGCTGGGCCCACCCTGGACGATGGGGCCCAGAGGCAGGACGTGGCTCCAGGGAGAAAACACAGCACAAGCAGGCCCATGCCTCTGCCCTTCCCTCCCAAGTCCTGGTCCTATGTGTTGGGGTTCTGACACGATGATAATAGTTGACACTTGCTGTGACACCAGCATAGACCCTGGGGCTGTTGAGTCCCACATGTTCCCTAGGAGCTTCCTTGGATCACAGACCATGAGTCTGTCCCAAGCTCCCAGTCCTGTGAAAGCTTCCTTGCTCAGAGGCTCCGCTGTCTCTGGGAGCCTGGTCCTCTGTGGAGAGCTGTAGGTGTTATCCCTCTGTCTGGGCTCTGGGAGCTGGAGTAAGGGGAGACTCTGGGGTGGGGCCACCATGAGCCGTGGGCCCCTAACTTCTTTCCTCTGGGCTGCAGATGGTGGTGGGACGCCAGGGGCTCCTTAGTCACTGCACCATCTATTGGGCACCTCTGCCACCTGCCTCCTTCCTCTACTTCCCACACTAGGGGCACATTTGGAAGTCAAAGCAGGCACCTGGGAAGAGTGGCCCCTGATCCCCTCACTACCCCCCAGCAGGGCACAGACAGAGGCCACCAcctttcatggggaaaaaaaaaaaacacttatttcAGGAAACAAAATAATACGTGGTTGGAAGAAACCATTAGCACATAGAGGATGTGCTAACATGAGAGAAAAACTTTTGTCTTGGcagaatatgaattttttttttctggagaagagTTTTCCTACCAGGAATGCTGTGAAAAGCGTGTTCTGATTGACCAGAAGAGGTGTATTTCTGAAGAAGATAGCGCCTTGGACAGTGGAGAGAAACAACCTGGGACACGTCACTGTTGATCCATGTTGGCAGGCTCTGCCTGGAGGGGGACCTGGCTCCCTGGGTGGGACGGTCCACTTGCTGTCCCTGGGACTGGTCTACTTACTCGTTTTTGGACAGATGTGGCCCATGGGGGTAACTTGGTGATTGCAGGCTGAGTTTCTCCTCACTCTCCTTTACTCTGGGTAGGAGAGAAACCTAGTGTAGCCGTAATGTGAACCTAATGGGGCCCAGAGTTCTGCTTTGCACCAATTTAACTCCAAGACATGAAGTCGATGGTGAAGCTCCATCTTTTCTTTGAATTTGTCCAACAGCTGTCATGAGAGTCTGATCCTTAACAGCCCTGCTGTCGGTAATCAGTCTGCTTTTGACTGGTTCCTGGCCCTGGGCGGCGGATGCTGCAAGCTTGCCTTTTTGCAGGGGCTGTTCTTATCCTTTGCATTTACTTGAGAAAATCCATTGCAGAACCTGCTTAATCTGTGTTCTGAAGTGGCTTTCTGAAGGACCCTGTCTCTTCTTCAGGTTTAACTGTCACAATTTGCTTCTCTGGGACTCTGCTGATATCTTTTGCTGGCCCAGGTTACTCATCCCTTAGGCCTCATAGGCCCTCTATTCTGCCAACCCTTTTTATGCTGTCCTAGTTTGGACCTCCTGTAAGTCTCTCTTCTATCAGTGGGGACAAACTTATTGCTCAGATTCTTATATTGGGTTTGCTGTCTCAggatcttctgctgccccctgggTGCTCCCTCCACTGAAGTTAATGTTATAGAACGTCTGGTAATTGGACACATCTCCACTGGGCAAGTCCTGGGAATAGGAAAGAGATTCCTGAGAAGCCAAGATGTTTGCAGCAAAGAACATATCTGAGTGACAGTCCTTGAGAAGCATGTCAGTGGCACAGTCTTGAAGGAGCACACCAGTTTCACAGTGTGCCCTTGAAACTCAAGCTTATAAAACTGTTCATTGGTGTGTAGATCTTCCTGATTCTAACTTTGTGTTTGAGGAGGGATTTTTATTGGACCTTGGAGATTGTGAACTCCTCATATCAACATTAATGACTTGGGATTTAATAAGTACTCTAGGTTCAAAATTACCTTACCATGCAGGGCCTCCTCCACAGATTCTTTGGTCCTGGCAGATTGGGGGCATTCGTTGAGGTCCATGACTGTCATGCTAGAGCAAGATGCTGGGGAGGCCTGCCCCCCAGCTTCCCTCTGTGGCTCATTCCTGGCTGTTTTGGGACTTTGACTAGAATTCAGGTTGCATTTGTCCACTCCCACCACAGGCTCACTGTGCCAATTCTGCCAACAAAATTGTCTGTGGGAGCCTGAGAGATGCCTTGACTTCCTGTCCAGTCAGAGGAACCTCTGAGGGCTTTGTGGATGTCCCCATGTGGGGGTCCTTCCAGCGCTCCCTTGGTTTCCTCACTTTCCTGTGAGCAAGCAGGGAGGGGACTCTCCAGAGGGAGACCTGTCTTTGTTGTTATCACTTTCTCTCCCAGATGGCGCTGAGGATGTTTTCCCAAGCCCTAGGTTAACTGGGTTTTTGAGTGGTCCCCAGAGTCACAGGTGGCCTTCAAGGTAGATCCTGGAAGGAGTATGGGGTGAGCTCTTGTTAACTTAGAGCGAAGTATGAACTTGAGGACCTTAAGAAGTAGGTCCCACCTGCACCTCACCCGAAACTGAAAGCTTATGGTGAATCGTGCTGGTATTCCTGGTCTCTAAAGGCGaaaatttcaaaactaaaatttcacaaaaatttCAGTTTTGACTGAAATACAGTCTCAGTCACTCAGCGCTTTGTGTAACAAAGTTTTATTAGAGTGAAAAGTTTAGAGAAAGCCTCTAACAAAAGGGGGAAAGAGAGTTCCCACCGTCACTAGTTTTTAAGCAGGTTGTCATATATGAGAAGCATATAATgccctgcttaaaaaaaaacaactctggtgttggttaagactcttgagagttccttggactgcaaggagatccaaccagtccatcttaaaggaaatcagtcctgaatatgcaatggaaggactgatgctgaagctgaaactccaatactttggccaccagatgcaaagaactgactcactggaaaagaccctgatgctgggaaagattgaaagtgggaagagaaggggacgacagatgatgagatggttggatggcatcactgacttgatggacatgagtttgagtaagctccaggagttggttatggacagggaagcctggtgtgctgcagtctatggggtcacagagtcagacacaactgagcgactgaactgaactatatacttCTCAACTGGCTGctgaaaacagataaaaagaatATCTCGAGGTTGTAAGAGTTCCACCAGACCCTTTCCCAAGTCACACATCCTGAGATAACTTCAGTACAAGATTAGCCAGAAGGAAGGAGTTCGGGGAGTTCCGGAGCACCATGTTTCTGGGTGAGATATATTGTTGTTGAGAAACAGACTCCCAGGCAAGATTTGTTACAATTATAATCATTAAGATAGAGTCTAAGAAAAGCAAACCCATGAGTAAGATATATTGTGCTTTGTAATGGTTAGTTCTGGACCTAAAGAAGGCCAGCTCTCAAGCAAGATATATTGTTGCAATACCAGTACAGGGCTTAAAAGAAACATGTCCTACCTGACTAAggcaaaagaatggataaaggaatGTTTGCTGCCTCCTCCTTTAAGGGCCTTGGGCAACCTGCCTATGCTTTAACTCTCTCAttctccccttttcttttaggagaatattGTTGCTGATGGGAAAGGGGTAAAGAAATCTGTCTTTAACTGCTCTGTGTTGGCGAGGGGCACTGGCCCTAAGTTGCTGAAGCAACATATTCTTCTTACCCTTTTATTTAGTgtttctgatccaggggccccaagtaatagcTAGAGGAGGCAGGAGAAATTGTAGAAGCACGAACAATCATTTGCAACTTAAATGCCTCAAGCTGCTTAGATACAAAA
This is a stretch of genomic DNA from Bos javanicus breed banteng chromosome 8, ARS-OSU_banteng_1.0, whole genome shotgun sequence. It encodes these proteins:
- the LOC133253086 gene encoding NUT family member 2D-like, whose amino-acid sequence is MSKPMGMASEGASPELGMDVAVTPGASLPPFRTMPFPPPIPGPQHWPPWEQHLPPSMTPSFPPGGTQLLPAFPRTPLVPNAGYGPSAPGACNIIVQVRSEGRPAEHPQTQTFVLTQAPLNWSTPGPLSRSTACPVPLFLTTPAMETIVTAPAVGVAQSGKGSWTPGFPPQAPLPAAQLAPIIPQVNLGPQSHGISREGSLATNQSKASQDDSCNPKSVYENFRRWQRFKSLARRHLPQSPDAEALSCFLIPVLRSLARLKPTMTLEEGLWRAVQEWQHRSNFDRMIYYEMARKFMEFEAEEVMQIQKLQWMQGVQGLPPPVPPKLDPQGSSAPTVCPQPGTHVPTGVPSKASAPRKAGPRAHPTRSQPHRAQRHPGTKAPKEIPPEAVREYVNIMEVLVGPIHLATGKSEAECGKDEDELKQEEDGTYADPDLLSYIDKLCSQEEFVTKVEAVIHPRFLADLLSPEPQLDPLALAEELEQEEGLTPEELVQKRLLALKEDKGVRTPSSQSVPQVDSSPSESDASKDAQRYDQGPQLGVRHEAGPPEVDFEAVHRFSQANTGLSKAKDLVPSLGQQELPPFQPGQPSPPQGQRCTGPQPGPRDTSVLRTVFPILGARGPRDGSSEDEEELPSLAFLLASQHSLLPWRLSQSPVPASGQAPSSQRIGLSPAPLAAAKSRKRALCGGSAAVEMLPGLGAGLGVSETPALALGLVRSSQLRKRKCDPFVTGRKRKRLCSQ